Proteins encoded within one genomic window of Microbacterium soli:
- a CDS encoding response regulator translates to MAIARLHGGPLDGQIIPLEDAGQASLVLPYSETQLTYQREGEATNTGAHDGPTEIAFRFTESSDDISPHDD, encoded by the coding sequence ATGGCAATCGCACGGCTACACGGCGGCCCGCTCGACGGGCAGATCATCCCGCTCGAGGACGCCGGGCAGGCATCCCTGGTCCTGCCCTACAGCGAGACCCAGCTGACGTATCAGCGCGAGGGCGAGGCGACGAACACGGGGGCGCATGACGGCCCCACCGAGATCGCCTTCCGGTTCACGGAATCCAGCGACGACATCTCACCGCATGACGACTGA
- a CDS encoding MarR family winged helix-turn-helix transcriptional regulator encodes MRKDDVYDIDLSDPTHILVDRGGMDPADVRQITELMMSLGRLREAEEHLSEVSRRYMRLNETDMRALHYLIVCENKKVIATPGGISDHLDISSASTTKLLDRLERGGHIVREPHPTDRRALAISITPETHRAAMETVGRQQSKRFYAAARLSTAERDVVIRFLQDMTAEITLHDEAWAQQED; translated from the coding sequence ATGCGGAAGGACGATGTCTACGACATCGATCTCAGCGATCCCACGCACATCCTCGTCGACCGGGGGGGGATGGATCCCGCCGATGTGCGGCAGATCACCGAACTGATGATGTCCCTGGGGCGGCTCCGTGAAGCCGAGGAGCACCTGTCGGAGGTCTCACGGCGCTACATGCGCCTCAACGAGACCGACATGCGCGCGCTGCACTACCTCATCGTGTGCGAGAACAAGAAGGTCATCGCCACGCCCGGGGGCATCTCCGACCACCTCGACATCTCCTCCGCCTCGACGACCAAGCTCCTGGACCGACTGGAGCGCGGCGGGCACATCGTGCGCGAGCCGCATCCCACCGACCGGCGCGCCCTGGCCATCTCGATCACCCCCGAGACGCATCGTGCGGCCATGGAGACGGTCGGACGCCAGCAGTCCAAGCGCTTCTACGCCGCAGCACGGCTGAGCACGGCGGAGCGGGACGTCGTCATCCGGTTCCTGCAGGACATGACGGCGGAGATCACGCTGCACGACGAGGCCTGGGCTCAGCAGGAGGACTGA
- a CDS encoding DNA polymerase Y family protein: MNAPSAAHPAPVRMHALWFPDWPLRAALGGAPPHPPAALVRAGAITACTASAREHGVRIGQRRRHAQSLLPSLRMLPHDPSVDERAFLPVLRLIEDHAPGVHLLRPGLAALRSRGISRYHGGEAEAASALLDLLADAGYGEVRIGVADGAFTAELAARTASERTAAEPAGGYAVVPPGASRRFLAPLPLQALGAPELAALLRRLGISTLGGFAALEGEAVRERFGEHGARLHALAQGADSRPTTPRPPDPQLSGEAVFETPLGQSDQIAFAVRRTADAVLLALADASLVCTEVRVDLTDDDGAVFSRVWLHPTCFDASDLVDRVRWQLETLAADSARRGVLGQDADAARSFRGIVAVRIAPTAVDDAAHHQPGLFGSGTDDRLHHAVSRVQTMLGHRGVLTAAVSGGRLLEDRQVLTPWGERPVLPREPDRPWPGSMPNPLPAEVFAPPRPVQVTGADGAEVVVDERGGLSCPPALVEDSPVIGWAGPWPVRERRGGAGRRRPVHRFQLLDDRHRAWLVLLREDGWWAEGRYC; this comes from the coding sequence ATGAACGCGCCCTCCGCCGCGCACCCCGCCCCCGTCCGCATGCACGCGCTGTGGTTCCCGGACTGGCCGCTGCGGGCTGCCCTGGGAGGTGCTCCCCCGCATCCGCCCGCAGCGCTCGTGCGGGCGGGGGCGATCACCGCCTGTACGGCTTCCGCCCGAGAGCACGGGGTACGGATCGGACAACGACGTCGGCACGCGCAGAGCCTGCTGCCGTCGCTGCGGATGCTGCCGCACGATCCCTCGGTCGATGAGCGCGCCTTCCTGCCCGTGCTGCGGCTGATCGAGGATCACGCTCCCGGCGTGCACCTGCTGCGCCCCGGGCTCGCAGCCCTCCGCTCCCGCGGGATATCCCGCTACCACGGCGGTGAGGCGGAGGCCGCCTCCGCCCTGCTCGATCTGCTCGCCGATGCCGGCTACGGGGAGGTCCGGATCGGCGTCGCCGACGGGGCGTTCACCGCGGAACTGGCGGCTCGCACCGCCTCGGAGCGGACGGCGGCGGAGCCCGCCGGAGGGTACGCCGTGGTCCCGCCCGGCGCATCCCGGCGCTTCCTCGCCCCCCTCCCGCTGCAGGCACTGGGAGCACCGGAGCTGGCCGCCCTGCTGCGACGGCTGGGGATCTCCACGCTGGGCGGGTTCGCCGCCCTGGAGGGCGAGGCCGTGCGGGAGAGGTTCGGCGAGCACGGCGCTCGGCTGCACGCGCTGGCGCAGGGCGCCGACTCCCGCCCGACGACCCCCCGGCCTCCCGATCCGCAGCTGTCCGGGGAGGCCGTCTTCGAGACGCCGCTCGGGCAGTCCGATCAGATCGCCTTCGCCGTGCGGCGGACGGCCGATGCCGTGCTGCTGGCCCTCGCCGACGCCTCTCTGGTGTGCACCGAGGTGCGCGTCGACCTCACCGACGACGACGGGGCGGTGTTCTCACGCGTCTGGCTGCATCCCACCTGCTTCGATGCGAGCGATCTCGTGGACAGGGTGCGCTGGCAGCTGGAGACGCTCGCCGCGGACTCCGCGCGCCGCGGGGTGCTGGGACAGGATGCCGATGCCGCGCGCTCCTTCCGGGGGATCGTCGCGGTGCGGATCGCGCCCACCGCGGTGGACGACGCCGCGCACCACCAGCCCGGCCTGTTCGGCTCGGGCACCGACGACCGTCTGCATCACGCGGTCTCCCGTGTGCAGACGATGCTCGGACATCGTGGCGTCCTCACCGCGGCCGTGTCGGGTGGGCGTCTTCTCGAGGATCGTCAGGTGCTCACACCGTGGGGCGAGCGCCCTGTCCTCCCGCGCGAGCCCGATCGGCCGTGGCCGGGCAGCATGCCGAACCCGCTGCCCGCCGAGGTCTTCGCCCCGCCGCGTCCCGTGCAGGTCACCGGCGCCGACGGCGCGGAGGTCGTCGTCGACGAGCGCGGCGGGCTGTCCTGCCCACCCGCTCTCGTCGAGGACAGTCCGGTGATCGGCTGGGCGGGACCGTGGCCGGTGCGCGAACGGCGCGGGGGTGCCGGACGGCGCCGGCCCGTCCACCGGTTCCAGCTGCTCGACGACCGGCATCGCGCCTGGCTGGTCCTGCTCCGCGAGGACGGCTGGTGGGCCGAGGGGCGGTACTGCTGA
- a CDS encoding phytoene/squalene synthase family protein, giving the protein MTGTRATAGLPLFTDTAEAAASEVIRAYSTSFGLATRLLGRRHRQHVRNIYAMVRIADELVDGVTEEAGLDAAAQLAALCEYEQAVGRAIRLGCSGDMVLHAFARTARDCGIDEDLTAPFFDSMRMDLRPAGATTVRGHDDRSHEQYVHGSAEVVGLMCLRVFLCHQSRSDGQLSVLEHGARALGAAFQDVNFLRDLADDTERLHRSYLREKGRLTDADRDARLLRIRARLAEARVAVPLLPRDARVAVRSALGLFAALADRISATPVSTLYSTRVRVPDARKAAIVAGAVLRTVAEPGR; this is encoded by the coding sequence ATGACGGGCACGAGAGCCACCGCCGGCCTGCCGCTGTTCACCGACACAGCCGAAGCCGCCGCATCGGAGGTCATCCGCGCCTACTCGACCTCCTTCGGTCTCGCCACCCGCCTGCTCGGCCGGCGGCACCGGCAGCACGTCCGAAACATCTACGCCATGGTTCGCATCGCCGACGAGCTGGTCGACGGCGTGACGGAGGAGGCGGGTCTGGACGCCGCCGCGCAGCTGGCCGCGCTCTGCGAGTACGAGCAGGCGGTCGGCCGCGCGATCCGCCTCGGATGCAGCGGCGACATGGTGCTGCACGCCTTCGCCCGCACGGCGCGGGACTGCGGCATCGACGAGGATCTGACGGCGCCGTTCTTCGACTCGATGCGCATGGACCTCCGCCCCGCCGGAGCCACGACCGTCCGGGGCCACGACGATCGCTCCCACGAGCAGTACGTGCACGGCTCCGCAGAGGTCGTCGGACTCATGTGCCTTCGGGTCTTCCTGTGCCACCAATCCCGCAGCGACGGGCAGCTGAGCGTTCTCGAGCACGGCGCACGGGCACTGGGGGCGGCCTTCCAGGACGTGAACTTCCTGCGGGATCTCGCCGACGACACCGAACGGCTGCACCGCAGCTACCTGCGCGAGAAGGGCCGGTTGACGGATGCAGATCGCGATGCTCGGCTGCTGCGGATCCGAGCCCGGCTGGCCGAGGCGCGCGTGGCCGTCCCGCTGCTGCCGAGGGACGCGCGGGTCGCGGTCCGCAGCGCCCTGGGGCTGTTCGCCGCACTGGCGGATCGCATCAGCGCCACCCCGGTCAGCACCCTGTACAGCACGCGCGTGCGCGTGCCCGACGCCCGCAAGGCCGCCATCGTCGCCGGCGCCGTGCTGCGCACCGTCGCGGAGCCGGGCCGATGA
- the lpdA gene encoding dihydrolipoyl dehydrogenase, which yields MPHYDVVILGAGPGGYVAAVRSAQLGLSTAIIEEKYWGGVCLNVGCIPSKSLLKNAEIAHTFTHKADFFGISGDVHFDFGAAFDRSRKVSETHVKGIHFLMKKNKVTEYDGRGTFTGPKAISVAKSDGTTEEVTFENVIIATGSTVRLLPGVQLSENVVTFEEQILTRELPESIVIVGAGAIGMEFAYVLANYGVKVTIIEFLDRALPNEDAEVSKEIQRQYKKLGIDILTSTAVKTVTDNGSSVHVTYETRDGQPGEITAGKVLMSVGFAPNVDGYGLEATGVTLTERGAIDIDDHMRTNVAGIYAIGDVTAKLQLAHVAEAQAVVAAETIAGAETQTLGDYRMMPRATFCQPQVASFGLTEEQARAEGREIKVAKFPFSANGKANGLGEPVGFVKLIADAEHLELIGGHLIGPDVSELLPELTLAQKWDLTALEAARNVHTHPTLSEALQEGFHGLAGHMINL from the coding sequence ATGCCACATTACGATGTCGTCATCCTCGGGGCGGGCCCTGGCGGCTACGTCGCCGCCGTCCGCAGCGCACAGCTCGGTCTGTCCACAGCCATCATCGAGGAGAAGTACTGGGGCGGTGTGTGCCTGAACGTCGGATGCATCCCCTCCAAGTCGCTCCTGAAGAACGCCGAGATCGCGCACACCTTCACCCACAAGGCCGACTTCTTCGGCATCTCCGGTGACGTGCACTTCGACTTCGGTGCGGCGTTCGACCGCAGCCGCAAGGTCTCGGAGACGCACGTCAAGGGCATCCACTTCCTGATGAAGAAGAACAAGGTGACCGAGTACGACGGGCGCGGGACCTTCACCGGTCCGAAGGCGATCTCCGTGGCGAAGTCGGACGGGACCACCGAGGAGGTCACGTTCGAGAACGTCATCATCGCGACGGGGTCGACCGTCCGTCTGCTTCCGGGCGTGCAGCTGAGCGAGAACGTCGTCACCTTCGAGGAGCAGATCCTCACCCGCGAGCTGCCCGAGTCGATCGTCATCGTCGGCGCGGGTGCGATCGGCATGGAGTTCGCGTACGTGCTGGCGAACTACGGCGTCAAGGTCACGATCATCGAGTTCCTCGACCGCGCACTGCCCAACGAGGACGCCGAGGTCTCCAAGGAGATCCAGCGGCAGTACAAGAAGCTCGGCATCGACATCCTCACCTCCACGGCGGTCAAGACCGTCACCGACAACGGCTCGTCCGTGCACGTCACCTATGAGACCCGGGACGGGCAGCCCGGTGAGATCACCGCGGGCAAGGTGCTCATGTCGGTCGGCTTCGCGCCGAACGTCGACGGCTACGGCCTGGAGGCGACCGGGGTGACGCTCACCGAGCGCGGTGCGATCGACATCGACGACCACATGCGCACGAACGTCGCGGGCATCTACGCGATCGGCGACGTGACCGCCAAGCTGCAGCTGGCCCACGTGGCCGAGGCGCAGGCCGTGGTGGCGGCCGAGACCATCGCCGGTGCGGAGACCCAGACGCTGGGCGACTACCGGATGATGCCGCGTGCGACGTTCTGCCAGCCGCAGGTCGCCAGCTTCGGCCTCACCGAGGAGCAGGCGCGTGCGGAGGGACGCGAGATCAAGGTCGCGAAGTTCCCGTTCAGCGCGAACGGCAAGGCCAACGGCCTGGGCGAGCCGGTCGGCTTCGTCAAGCTCATCGCGGACGCCGAGCACCTCGAGCTCATCGGCGGGCACCTGATCGGTCCGGACGTCTCCGAGCTGCTCCCGGAGCTGACCCTCGCACAGAAGTGGGATCTCACGGCTCTCGAGGCCGCCCGAAACGTGCACACCCACCCGACGCTGTCGGAGGCGCTGCAGGAGGGCTTCCACGGCCTCGCCGGCCACATGATCAACCTCTGA
- the idi gene encoding isopentenyl-diphosphate Delta-isomerase yields MELITLLSDDGTPTGSARKDTVHTALTPLHLGFSCYLLDSDGRLLLTRRALEKTTWPGVWTNSFCGHPFPGEHPVRAAERRAHEELGVRIRSIRIVLPSYRYRAVDASGVVENEICPVSVALLDGTPAPDPTEVLDWAWAQPGAVAQALQTTGFVFSPWMREQLPLLLELDGLRP; encoded by the coding sequence ATGGAACTGATCACGCTCCTGTCGGATGACGGCACACCGACGGGATCGGCGCGCAAGGACACCGTCCACACCGCCCTCACACCGCTGCACCTCGGCTTCTCCTGCTATCTGCTCGACTCCGACGGGCGGCTGCTGCTCACCCGCCGCGCGCTGGAGAAGACGACCTGGCCGGGAGTGTGGACCAACAGCTTCTGCGGGCATCCCTTCCCCGGAGAGCATCCGGTCCGGGCGGCCGAGCGGCGCGCCCACGAGGAGCTCGGGGTTCGCATCCGATCGATCCGCATCGTGCTCCCCTCCTACCGGTACCGTGCCGTGGACGCGTCGGGAGTCGTCGAGAACGAGATCTGCCCTGTCTCCGTCGCCCTGCTGGACGGAACGCCGGCGCCCGATCCCACCGAGGTCCTGGACTGGGCCTGGGCACAGCCCGGGGCCGTCGCCCAGGCCCTGCAGACGACGGGATTCGTCTTCAGCCCGTGGATGCGCGAGCAGCTTCCGCTGCTCCTCGAGCTGGACGGGCTGCGACCATGA
- a CDS encoding error-prone DNA polymerase yields MGFNNPSLPWSQLARTLSAPTDPPPASPEPPVRRMDPGPLSRHRPPASRPAVTRPEGAVPYAELHAHSSFSFLDGVSSPEELLAEAEALGLTALAITDHDGFYGAARFAEAAEFTDVQTVFGAELSLGAADGRPAPSRTGAPDPLGEHLLVLAHGVEGYHRLSGAITRAQLRGGEKGRPLYDLDDLVASAGGHWMILTGCRKGGVRRGLEQADAETPLRRLVDLFGQDRVAVELFDHGDPLDTRRNDALAALAADLRLPVVATGNVHYATPARTDLAEAVAAVRATRSMDDLDGWLPAHGGAHLRSGAEMTARFRRYPGAVEEGLRIAAACAFPLRRARPALPRQKVPEGETPMSHLRALVWAAVPHRYPRLDEAGRRRIERELDVIEEKDFPGYFLIVHGIVQKARSLGILCQGRGSAAASAVCYLLGITAVDPILYRLPFERFLATTRSEEPDIDVDFDSSRREEIIQWVYETYGRERAAQVANVIQYRPKNAVRDMARALGHSPGSQDAWSRQVDGWGAEIEPAEGSDIPADVLSYAGELLKAPRHLGIHSGGMVLTAEPVGEVVPVEHARMPGRTVIQWDKDDAAWMGLVKFDLLGLGMLSALRHCFDLIAEATGEHWSLDTIPKEEPAVYDMLCRADSIGVFQVESRAQMGLLPRLQPREFYDLAIQIALIRPGPIQGGAVHPFVKRKLERDRVEKSNRVRRARGEPLEDPPEIPYAHPLLKNVLERTLGVPVFQEQLIRMATVLGDCTADEADLLRRAMGSKRGSEKIERIRESLYSGMREKGLSEVTADRIYAQIQAFSNFGFAESHSLSFALLVYASSWLKLHYPAAFLAGLLRSQPMGFYSASSLTSDARRHGVRVLRPDLHASAALDGLERLGDEGPHGPTGLESCLDDQQPAAGIFDAAAPDSSAAHRRDGRFAVRLGLAGIRGIGERLAKRIVASRDEHGPFRDLPDLVRRTDATAAQLEAMAAAGAFECLGLSRREGIWLAGAAARDRAQYLPGTTVAVQPPLFADQSGYERLAADLWATGVSTDDHPIAHLRATLDERGVLRSDLLRTHEAGRRIEVAGVVTHRQRPATAGGITFLNLEDEYGLVNVICSAGVWGRYRRVARDSPALIVRGIVERSAEGVTNVLADAFEDLRTGLAHRSRDFR; encoded by the coding sequence ATGGGCTTCAACAACCCGAGCCTCCCCTGGTCGCAGCTCGCGCGGACGCTGAGCGCACCGACCGATCCGCCCCCGGCATCGCCCGAGCCGCCGGTCCGGCGCATGGATCCCGGGCCGCTCAGCAGGCACCGCCCGCCCGCGTCCCGCCCGGCCGTCACCCGCCCGGAGGGCGCCGTGCCGTACGCCGAGCTGCACGCGCACAGCTCGTTCTCCTTCCTCGACGGCGTCTCCTCGCCCGAGGAGCTGCTGGCCGAGGCCGAGGCCCTGGGATTGACCGCCCTCGCGATCACCGATCATGACGGCTTCTACGGCGCGGCGCGCTTCGCCGAGGCCGCCGAGTTCACCGACGTGCAGACCGTGTTCGGGGCGGAACTGTCGCTGGGCGCCGCCGACGGCCGTCCCGCTCCCTCCCGCACCGGTGCTCCCGACCCGCTCGGGGAGCACCTGCTCGTGCTCGCGCACGGGGTCGAGGGGTACCACCGGCTCTCCGGGGCGATCACCCGCGCGCAGCTGCGCGGCGGGGAGAAGGGGCGACCGCTCTACGATCTCGACGATCTGGTGGCCAGCGCGGGAGGGCACTGGATGATCCTGACCGGATGCCGCAAGGGCGGCGTGCGCCGCGGCCTCGAGCAGGCGGATGCCGAGACGCCCCTGCGCAGGCTCGTGGACCTGTTCGGGCAGGACCGGGTGGCCGTCGAGCTGTTCGACCACGGCGACCCGTTGGACACCCGCCGCAACGACGCCCTCGCCGCCCTCGCCGCCGATCTCCGTCTTCCCGTGGTCGCCACCGGCAACGTGCACTACGCGACACCCGCGCGGACTGACCTGGCCGAGGCTGTCGCCGCGGTGCGCGCGACCCGCAGCATGGACGACCTCGACGGCTGGCTGCCCGCCCACGGCGGTGCGCATCTGCGCAGCGGGGCGGAGATGACCGCACGGTTCCGTCGGTACCCGGGAGCGGTCGAGGAAGGGCTGCGGATCGCCGCGGCCTGCGCCTTTCCGCTACGACGGGCCAGGCCCGCCCTCCCCCGGCAGAAGGTGCCGGAGGGCGAGACGCCGATGAGCCATCTGCGCGCCCTGGTCTGGGCGGCGGTCCCGCACAGGTACCCTCGGCTCGACGAGGCGGGACGGCGGCGGATCGAGCGCGAGCTGGACGTCATCGAGGAGAAGGACTTCCCCGGCTACTTCCTCATCGTGCACGGGATCGTTCAGAAGGCCAGGAGCCTCGGCATCCTCTGCCAGGGTCGCGGATCGGCGGCTGCGAGCGCGGTCTGCTACCTGCTGGGCATCACCGCCGTCGACCCCATCCTGTACCGGCTCCCCTTCGAGCGGTTCCTGGCCACCACCCGCAGCGAGGAGCCCGACATCGACGTGGACTTCGACTCCAGCCGGCGCGAGGAGATCATCCAGTGGGTGTACGAGACCTACGGCCGTGAGCGCGCCGCCCAGGTGGCGAACGTCATCCAGTACCGGCCGAAGAACGCCGTCCGGGACATGGCACGGGCGCTGGGGCACTCTCCCGGCAGTCAGGATGCCTGGTCGAGGCAGGTGGACGGCTGGGGGGCGGAGATCGAGCCCGCCGAGGGCAGCGACATCCCCGCCGACGTGCTCTCCTACGCCGGGGAGCTGCTGAAGGCCCCGCGGCATCTGGGCATCCACTCCGGGGGGATGGTGCTGACCGCCGAGCCGGTGGGAGAGGTGGTGCCGGTGGAGCACGCCCGGATGCCGGGCCGCACGGTCATCCAGTGGGACAAGGACGATGCGGCCTGGATGGGACTGGTCAAGTTCGACCTGCTGGGCCTGGGGATGCTGTCGGCGCTGCGGCACTGCTTCGACCTGATCGCCGAGGCGACCGGAGAGCACTGGTCCCTCGACACGATCCCGAAGGAGGAGCCCGCGGTGTACGACATGCTCTGCCGCGCGGATTCGATCGGCGTGTTCCAGGTGGAGTCCCGCGCGCAGATGGGCCTGCTGCCCCGACTGCAGCCCCGTGAGTTCTACGACCTGGCGATCCAGATCGCCCTGATCCGTCCCGGCCCGATCCAGGGCGGTGCCGTGCATCCGTTCGTCAAGCGCAAGCTGGAGAGGGATCGCGTCGAGAAGTCGAACCGTGTCAGAAGGGCACGCGGCGAGCCGCTCGAGGATCCGCCGGAGATCCCGTACGCGCACCCCCTGCTCAAGAACGTGCTCGAGCGCACCCTGGGCGTCCCGGTGTTCCAGGAGCAGCTGATCCGGATGGCGACGGTGCTCGGGGACTGCACGGCCGACGAGGCCGATCTGCTGCGCAGGGCGATGGGATCCAAACGGGGGTCGGAGAAGATCGAGAGGATCCGGGAGTCGCTGTACTCCGGCATGCGGGAGAAGGGCCTGAGCGAGGTGACGGCCGATCGCATCTACGCGCAGATCCAGGCGTTCTCGAACTTCGGCTTCGCGGAATCCCATTCACTGTCCTTCGCCCTGCTCGTGTACGCCAGCTCCTGGCTGAAGCTGCACTACCCGGCGGCGTTCCTGGCCGGGCTGCTGCGCTCCCAGCCGATGGGGTTCTACTCGGCGTCGTCGCTGACCTCCGACGCCCGCCGACACGGAGTGCGCGTGCTGCGGCCCGATCTGCACGCCTCCGCGGCGCTGGACGGCCTGGAGCGCCTGGGCGATGAGGGTCCGCACGGTCCCACCGGGCTGGAGTCCTGCCTGGACGACCAGCAGCCCGCGGCGGGGATCTTCGATGCCGCAGCTCCGGATTCCTCGGCCGCGCACCGCCGTGACGGCCGCTTCGCCGTGCGGCTGGGTCTGGCCGGCATCCGCGGGATCGGCGAGCGGCTCGCGAAGCGGATCGTCGCCTCCCGTGATGAGCACGGTCCGTTCCGCGATCTGCCTGATCTGGTGCGGCGGACGGATGCCACAGCCGCCCAGCTGGAGGCGATGGCCGCTGCGGGCGCCTTCGAGTGCCTGGGTCTGAGCAGACGCGAGGGGATCTGGCTGGCGGGGGCTGCCGCCCGGGACCGGGCACAGTATCTGCCGGGGACGACGGTGGCCGTTCAGCCGCCGCTGTTCGCCGATCAGTCCGGTTATGAGCGCCTGGCCGCGGATCTGTGGGCCACCGGCGTGTCCACGGATGATCACCCGATCGCCCATCTGCGGGCGACGCTCGACGAGCGCGGTGTGCTCCGCTCCGACCTGCTGCGCACGCACGAGGCCGGGCGGCGCATCGAGGTGGCGGGCGTGGTCACGCACCGGCAGCGTCCGGCGACGGCAGGCGGGATCACCTTCCTGAACCTCGAGGACGAGTACGGGCTGGTGAACGTGATCTGCTCGGCGGGCGTCTGGGGGCGCTACCGCCGTGTCGCCCGGGACTCCCCCGCCCTCATCGTGCGCGGCATCGTCGAGCGCTCCGCCGAGGGTGTGACGAACGTCCTCGCGGATGCCTTCGAGGATCTGCGCACGGGCCTCGCCCACCGCTCGCGGGACTTCCGGTGA
- a CDS encoding polyprenyl synthetase family protein: protein MTSLRGAADPEAEVGPELRRLLAEREASALTHGDEFALLWRLAGEQIADGKMLRPRMLLRLHAALSDRPDPAVSSRCSDSAAPRTVLQLACAIELLHFAFLLHDDVIDGDLQRRHAPNLIARLQDQHPAPARGTNAAARHWGCTGAILMGDLLLTEVHRIFALADLPAAVRTRMLRLLHSTISTTVAGELTDTALSDGVIADEPETVLRMTAEKTAAYSFALPLRLAVILAGRGEDLETVLATVSRALGLAYQVQDDALAMFGDGRSHGKDPCSDLREGKRTTLVAHARRTGAWEDIAPRFGAADLTEAEADAMRDRFRACGAEEFAHRLVAQQLARARAGIADAARAGLLPPPARAVLDDVVGLIDGRAS from the coding sequence ATGACGTCGCTGCGCGGCGCCGCGGATCCCGAGGCCGAGGTCGGGCCCGAACTGCGCCGGCTCCTTGCGGAGCGGGAGGCGTCCGCGCTCACGCACGGCGACGAGTTCGCCCTGCTGTGGCGGCTCGCGGGAGAGCAGATCGCAGACGGGAAGATGCTGCGCCCGCGGATGCTGCTCCGCCTCCACGCCGCACTGTCGGACCGCCCCGATCCGGCGGTCTCCTCGCGCTGCTCCGACTCGGCGGCGCCCCGGACCGTGCTCCAGCTGGCCTGCGCCATCGAGCTGCTGCACTTCGCATTCCTCCTGCACGACGATGTGATCGACGGAGATCTGCAGCGCCGGCACGCCCCGAATCTCATCGCGCGCCTGCAGGATCAGCATCCTGCTCCCGCCCGCGGCACGAACGCGGCGGCCCGGCACTGGGGATGCACGGGAGCCATCCTGATGGGCGATCTGCTGCTGACCGAGGTGCATCGCATCTTCGCCCTCGCCGACCTGCCGGCCGCTGTGCGCACGCGCATGCTCCGGCTGCTGCACAGCACGATCAGCACGACCGTCGCCGGGGAGCTGACCGACACGGCTCTGAGTGACGGGGTGATCGCCGACGAGCCGGAGACGGTTCTGAGGATGACGGCGGAGAAGACCGCGGCGTACAGCTTCGCGCTCCCGCTGCGTCTGGCGGTGATCCTGGCGGGGCGCGGCGAGGATCTCGAAACGGTGCTCGCGACAGTCTCCCGGGCCCTCGGACTGGCGTATCAGGTTCAGGATGACGCGCTGGCGATGTTCGGCGACGGGCGCTCGCACGGCAAGGACCCCTGTTCGGACCTGCGGGAGGGCAAGCGCACGACGCTCGTCGCCCACGCGCGCCGCACCGGCGCGTGGGAGGACATCGCACCCCGCTTCGGCGCCGCTGATCTCACGGAAGCGGAGGCCGACGCGATGCGCGACCGGTTCCGAGCCTGCGGCGCCGAGGAGTTCGCCCACCGTCTGGTCGCCCAGCAGCTCGCCCGAGCTCGAGCCGGGATCGCGGATGCCGCCCGCGCTGGACTGCTCCCGCCTCCCGCCAGGGCCGTGCTCGACGACGTGGTGGGGCTCATCGACGGGAGGGCGTCATGA
- a CDS encoding CYTH domain-containing protein yields MTTDAAVPSPTVAGDPQRTVEIERKYDADADTRLPDWTGVPGVTTVSAGELRELDARYFDTVGRTLAMHGIALRRRTGGPDAGWHIKGPRQGDGRLELGWPLDDDDRMPDAVAGTAAQWTSDRLLPIARIRNTRTAYRLMGGDGMVAEFVDDRVRATNLLTGTRREWREWEMELGPAAPADAAGQESFFAAVEQAVLAAGGRAPSSGSKLARALGA; encoded by the coding sequence ATGACGACTGACGCCGCGGTGCCCTCTCCGACGGTGGCCGGCGACCCGCAGCGCACCGTCGAGATCGAGCGCAAGTACGACGCGGATGCCGACACGCGGCTGCCGGACTGGACGGGCGTCCCCGGGGTGACGACGGTGAGCGCGGGTGAGCTGAGGGAGCTGGACGCGCGCTACTTCGACACGGTCGGGCGCACCCTGGCCATGCACGGCATCGCGCTGCGCCGCCGTACCGGCGGTCCGGACGCCGGCTGGCACATCAAGGGACCTCGGCAGGGCGATGGCAGGCTCGAGCTCGGCTGGCCGCTGGATGATGACGACCGGATGCCGGATGCCGTCGCCGGGACCGCCGCGCAGTGGACCTCGGACCGCCTGCTCCCGATCGCCCGCATCCGCAACACCCGCACCGCCTACCGTCTGATGGGCGGAGACGGCATGGTCGCCGAGTTCGTGGACGATCGCGTGCGGGCCACGAATCTGCTCACCGGGACGCGCCGGGAATGGCGGGAATGGGAGATGGAGCTGGGTCCTGCCGCGCCCGCGGACGCCGCAGGGCAGGAGTCCTTCTTCGCCGCCGTCGAGCAGGCCGTCCTCGCCGCCGGAGGTCGCGCGCCGTCCTCCGGCTCCAAGCTCGCCCGCGCGCTCGGGGCCTGA